One window of the Borrelia anserina Es genome contains the following:
- a CDS encoding complement regulator-acquiring protein → MRNNITNKIFITFALTALILTGCDPGSRCDPDSKLNQKNNSPNIATNSINQKDKAQKNNVISILKKKVTDEQTLQKGKTEDPNQYGMKTNLFQKLTHTKNQKTYDDKANDTLRKQFYASLSWVKKTIEDFGKIIAQIEGDSTHKGTWPQDLINSGQNIQEELEKAINKIDLKKDKLESLSLEKLNEVKTKVDEIEKLRQTWAQFAEDIIKDHTADTGQIKNDVQKLVAHIKTKYDTNIKPELDNIKQKGNDIQKILDEIK, encoded by the coding sequence ATGAGAAACAATATTACAAACAAAATTTTCATTACATTTGCTTTAACAGCACTTATACTAACTGGATGTGATCCAGGCAGCAGATGTGATCCAGACAGTAAACTTAACCAAAAAAATAACTCACCAAATATCGCCACAAACTCAATTAATCAAAAAGATAAAGCACAAAAAAACAACGTAATAAGTATTCTTAAGAAAAAAGTTACAGACGAACAAACCCTACAAAAAGGAAAGACTGAAGACCCTAATCAATATGGAATGAAAACAAACTTATTTCAAAAATTAACTCATACTAAAAATCAAAAAACCTATGATGATAAAGCTAATGATACTTTAAGAAAGCAATTCTATGCATCCTTGTCTTGGGTTAAGAAAACAATCGAAGATTTTGGAAAGATTATTGCTCAAATTGAAGGTGATAGCACTCACAAAGGTACTTGGCCTCAAGACCTCATAAACTCAGGACAAAATATCCAAGAAGAACTTGAAAAAGCAATCAACAAAATAGATTTAAAAAAAGACAAGCTTGAATCTTTAAGTCTTGAAAAGCTAAATGAAGTTAAAACCAAAGTTGACGAAATTGAAAAATTAAGACAGACTTGGGCACAATTTGCAGAGGATATTATCAAGGATCACACCGCTGATACAGGTCAAATTAAAAATGACGTTCAAAAACTAGTAGCTCATATAAAGACAAAATACGACACAAACATTAAACCTGAGCTTGATAACATTAAACAAAAAGGCAATGACATTCAAAAAATATTAGATGAAATAAAATAG
- a CDS encoding complement regulator-acquiring protein — protein sequence MKYRFLTPFLTSILSLLTLGACNLDPTKPNDTLNNHPKNISINKSKIETNALSIKKNLIHKIKSKVTINLELINKKIAISTNKIGIQNAIFDENYYKNMYHQLTKIHSIDKDKIRLFSASLNHNLTRLKEMEKILIQIRSINTQDGNKLYKEILETGIEYNQKTFEDLIQQINKEQYKLPYFNTAQLKEVTNNLETIENLRNTWIEFIDSIINDYKNDTAIQKDTIKLITHINTQHKARENKIHSIKDVVQKTKKMLNVLKYQYYINKQIKQN from the coding sequence TTGAAATACAGATTTCTAACTCCTTTTCTTACTTCCATCTTATCACTCTTAACTTTAGGTGCTTGTAATTTAGACCCTACCAAGCCAAATGACACCTTAAATAATCACCCAAAAAACATATCCATCAACAAATCAAAAATAGAAACTAACGCTTTAAGTATAAAAAAGAACTTAATACATAAAATAAAAAGTAAAGTCACAATCAACTTAGAATTAATAAATAAAAAAATAGCAATCAGCACCAATAAAATTGGAATACAAAATGCTATCTTTGATGAAAATTACTATAAAAATATGTACCATCAGTTAACTAAAATACATTCCATAGACAAAGACAAAATAAGATTATTTAGCGCATCTTTAAACCACAATTTAACAAGATTGAAAGAAATGGAAAAAATTCTTATTCAAATAAGATCTATTAATACCCAAGACGGTAATAAACTCTACAAAGAAATTTTAGAAACAGGAATAGAATATAATCAAAAGACGTTCGAAGACTTAATACAACAAATAAACAAAGAACAATACAAGCTACCTTATTTTAATACTGCACAACTAAAAGAAGTTACGAATAATCTTGAGACAATTGAAAACTTAAGAAACACTTGGATAGAATTTATAGATAGTATCATTAATGATTACAAAAATGATACAGCAATTCAAAAAGATACAATAAAATTAATAACGCACATAAACACGCAACATAAAGCAAGAGAAAATAAAATTCACAGTATCAAAGATGTAGTTCAAAAGACTAAAAAAATGTTAAATGTATTAAAATACCAATATTACATCAATAAACAAATTAAACAAAATTAA
- a CDS encoding complement regulator-acquiring protein, translated as MRNYFFIKSFLIIFSSTSCKSDLNENKTNLFNQKNQANWTQSIQKDDRIESLQTNIKDKRQEKVPTKETQILVDSLKTQIQNVTALIEKDKENIQKNEPADQFGMKNGAFKMITGNPSTKAYNNPDSQCNRRQFYSSINYDEEKIRQLGMILNQITADTTNRGQLHIDITNAGRAYSQFLFERVIDKTKEVQEKLNLLPLKDLKKITIKIDAIIKLKLLWQNTVDNIINDYNNDTNGIKTDSQKLIEHIKEKYGKILKQKIPRIGIIASEINKILKTLK; from the coding sequence GTGAGAAATTATTTCTTTATCAAATCTTTTTTAATAATTTTTTCTTCAACCTCTTGCAAATCAGACCTTAACGAGAACAAAACAAATCTATTTAATCAAAAAAATCAAGCAAATTGGACACAATCAATACAAAAAGACGATAGAATAGAATCACTACAGACAAACATAAAAGACAAACGTCAAGAAAAAGTCCCAACTAAGGAAACACAGATATTAGTAGATTCTTTAAAAACACAGATTCAAAATGTCACAGCCTTAATAGAGAAAGACAAAGAAAATATTCAAAAAAATGAACCCGCAGATCAATTTGGAATGAAAAATGGAGCATTTAAAATGATTACAGGCAATCCTAGCACGAAAGCTTACAACAATCCTGATAGTCAATGTAATAGAAGGCAATTTTATTCATCTATAAATTATGACGAAGAAAAAATTAGACAGCTTGGAATGATTCTTAATCAAATAACGGCCGATACCACTAACAGAGGACAATTGCATATAGATATTACAAATGCAGGAAGAGCCTATTCCCAATTTTTATTTGAAAGAGTAATCGATAAAACAAAAGAAGTTCAAGAAAAGTTAAATTTATTGCCCCTTAAAGACTTAAAAAAAATTACAATTAAAATTGATGCAATTATAAAACTAAAATTGTTGTGGCAAAACACTGTGGATAACATTATAAATGACTATAATAATGACACAAATGGAATTAAAACCGACAGCCAAAAATTAATTGAACATATAAAAGAAAAATATGGCAAAATACTTAAACAAAAAATTCCTAGAATCGGCATAATAGCTAGTGAAATTAACAAAATTTTAAAAACACTAAAATAA
- a CDS encoding BTA121 domain-containing protein surface lipoprotein, with protein sequence MRIDKIKILLLLLLLGSCNLCQDKGEADIKRDDIEEIKSDENVYEDFGLQYEENIAIRYLKDTLMNFKYFIPGVYGLYREFYKMYALDEFYSLIDSFGKSGLKTVAGSILEVLKSQAEAEDAVSNIKDAIERYFFEIELSENWYRKVLKVACDDPSKAYNDLVERSVKVKDVFKEIQKSAEVASKIYDTFNLDIYDKRAIRYMLHLYLLVNNYDYSGLTIEPYTKYKLYDLLVAPPFGAANIKNCLKHMRGVMRQLYIADVFVDKVEIGDPARETLLRKRFDRQKALYDQFLKAALKNLDLLYDKLGSDEFINLNRTAEAEFKKIAQ encoded by the coding sequence ATGAGGATAGATAAAATTAAAATATTATTATTACTTTTATTGTTAGGTAGTTGTAATTTATGTCAAGATAAAGGTGAAGCAGATATCAAAAGGGATGATATTGAAGAGATTAAGTCTGATGAAAATGTTTATGAGGATTTTGGGTTACAATATGAAGAAAATATAGCTATAAGATATCTAAAAGATACGTTAATGAACTTTAAATATTTTATACCGGGTGTATATGGTTTATATAGAGAATTTTATAAAATGTATGCTTTAGATGAGTTTTATAGTTTGATAGATAGTTTTGGTAAGAGCGGTCTTAAGACAGTTGCTGGAAGTATTTTAGAAGTTTTAAAGTCACAAGCTGAAGCAGAGGATGCTGTGAGTAATATAAAAGATGCAATTGAACGATATTTTTTTGAGATAGAGTTAAGCGAAAATTGGTATAGAAAAGTGTTAAAAGTTGCTTGTGATGATCCTTCAAAGGCGTATAATGATCTTGTTGAACGGAGTGTAAAGGTAAAGGATGTATTTAAAGAAATTCAAAAATCTGCAGAGGTGGCTTCTAAAATATATGATACTTTTAATCTAGATATTTATGATAAAAGAGCTATTCGATATATGTTGCATTTATATCTGCTTGTTAATAACTATGATTACTCTGGATTAACCATAGAACCATACACTAAATATAAGCTTTATGATTTACTAGTTGCTCCTCCTTTTGGTGCTGCTAATATTAAAAATTGTTTGAAACATATGAGAGGTGTTATGCGGCAACTATACATAGCTGATGTATTTGTTGATAAGGTAGAAATAGGTGATCCTGCAAGAGAGACTTTGTTGAGAAAACGGTTTGATCGACAGAAAGCTTTGTATGATCAGTTTTTAAAGGCTGCGTTAAAGAATTTAGACTTACTATATGATAAGCTTGGTAGTGATGAATTTATTAATTTGAATCGTACTGCTGAAGCTGAATTTAAGAAAATTGCTCAGTAG
- a CDS encoding virulence associated lipoprotein, translating to MKTYFLTTFFILTSLTFIACNSNKESDSSDSNTIIKKLKDYLKEEEAILQKHADQNWIEPENQYGLSDHIDKNKLFDVIQYAADNQTSIAYSTHDAMSLNARREIYLAFEYDSHNIKSVFKQFANKIARHIKQIEISTTSNDIEKLNTRIIKSQLSLLLEYIRKYAKNYYIEIFGTLNDKKDKLNQLNLNDLRELEAKFVTVRSAKAKIKQEAEVIKNEFDNNIEINSTSKHRLRSNANANEIASYLQNKQSKFENNAQKIEDTVADIKKILNRIK from the coding sequence TTGAAAACTTATTTTCTAACCACATTTTTTATTTTAACAAGTTTAACTTTTATTGCTTGTAATTCAAATAAGGAATCAGACAGTAGTGATAGCAATACTATCATCAAAAAATTAAAAGACTATCTTAAAGAAGAAGAAGCAATATTACAAAAACATGCTGATCAAAATTGGATAGAACCTGAAAATCAATATGGCCTATCAGACCATATTGATAAGAATAAACTATTTGATGTAATTCAGTATGCCGCTGATAATCAAACATCTATAGCTTACAGCACTCATGATGCTATGTCTCTAAATGCTAGACGAGAAATATACCTAGCCTTTGAATATGATTCACACAACATCAAAAGCGTATTTAAACAATTTGCTAATAAAATCGCAAGACATATAAAACAAATTGAAATCAGCACGACAAGTAATGATATTGAAAAACTCAATACAAGAATAATAAAGTCTCAGTTAAGCCTTCTCTTAGAATATATTAGAAAATATGCTAAAAATTACTACATAGAAATATTTGGTACATTAAATGATAAAAAAGATAAGCTCAATCAGTTAAACCTCAACGATCTAAGAGAACTAGAAGCCAAGTTTGTGACAGTTAGATCAGCAAAGGCAAAAATCAAACAAGAGGCAGAAGTAATCAAAAATGAATTCGATAATAATATAGAAATTAACTCCACTTCAAAGCATAGACTTAGAAGTAATGCTAACGCCAATGAAATAGCATCTTATCTACAAAACAAACAATCAAAATTTGAAAATAATGCGCAGAAGATAGAAGATACAGTTGCTGACATTAAGAAGATCTTAAACAGGATAAAGTAA
- a CDS encoding complement regulator-acquiring protein, translating to MKIYFFITSFNITNIIIVLIFTLTNCEADLKLFPETGIVGLRKFLDSLELETVRKLRKAFIDDLMERARNIKPILDVHNNSSWVEDATQFGMTGNGSKAFDILYNKINNKKASDDVNKSLRRRFYLSLEYDEKTIREFGTVLNQVAAATAYIKNDMLTKITNVSVVYVYNYFEILFSLLIAKKDQLESLSFNDLALLKSKFDQLEMVRKIWRRIVGGLINDYINDKNNIKTDKTKIVSHITSNYGFDLTVELYKINQISKNIVNILRKL from the coding sequence TTGAAAATTTATTTTTTTATCACGTCTTTTAATATTACTAATATTATTATTGTATTAATATTTACATTAACTAATTGCGAAGCAGACCTTAAACTATTTCCAGAGACAGGCATAGTAGGCTTGCGTAAATTTCTTGATAGCTTAGAGTTAGAAACGGTAAGAAAATTAAGAAAAGCCTTCATAGATGACCTAATGGAAAGGGCTCGTAATATTAAACCTATATTAGATGTACATAACAATTCTTCTTGGGTCGAGGATGCTACTCAATTTGGTATGACAGGTAATGGTAGTAAGGCATTTGATATACTTTATAATAAGATAAATAATAAAAAAGCAAGTGATGATGTTAATAAGTCTCTTAGGAGGAGATTTTATTTATCTTTAGAGTATGATGAAAAAACAATTCGAGAGTTCGGAACAGTTCTTAATCAAGTAGCAGCAGCTACTGCTTATATAAAGAATGATATGCTTACAAAGATCACAAATGTATCAGTAGTGTATGTTTATAATTACTTTGAAATCTTATTTTCACTACTTATTGCTAAAAAAGATCAACTTGAGTCTTTAAGTTTCAATGACTTAGCATTACTTAAGAGCAAATTTGATCAACTTGAAATGGTAAGGAAAATTTGGAGACGAATTGTTGGGGGTCTTATCAACGATTATATTAATGATAAAAACAATATTAAAACTGACAAAACTAAAATAGTATCCCACATAACTAGTAACTATGGATTTGATCTTACAGTTGAGTTATATAAAATTAATCAAATAAGTAAAAATATTGTAAACATTTTAAGAAAACTTTAG